One part of the Lotus japonicus ecotype B-129 chromosome 2, LjGifu_v1.2 genome encodes these proteins:
- the LOC130736063 gene encoding uncharacterized protein LOC130736063, with amino-acid sequence MGHVTEECRTLQREVGKLIAAGKPTRIRGGNTPISKRVHTIAGGFGGGGITSAARKRYARAVNTVTEVPFGFSHPDITFSSDDFVAVKPHLDDPIVILLRVNQLNVQRVLLDQGSSTDIIYGGAFDRLGLNEADLTPYAGTLVGFAGEQVCVRGVFDLDPTFGERENARTLRVKYLILETEGSYNMIIGRNTLNRMCAVISTTHLAVKYPLPNGRVGRVVVDQKTARECYCNAVDRYGKRNASVGHRCNEVDAPEENLDPRGEGRVNRPTPIEETKELKFGKKILKIGTRMTEAQEQRLSKLLGKNLDLFAWSHKDMPGIDPNFICHRLALNTGIKPVTQTRRRMGDEKEKAIQQEVNKLLAADFIREIKYPTWLANVVMVKKVNGKWRMCVDYTDLNKACPKDSYPLPSIDKLVDGASGNELLSLMDAYSEYHQIKMHPSDEDKTTFMTARVNYCYLTMPFGLKNAGRCMSG; translated from the coding sequence ATGGGCCACGTCACAGAGGAATGCCGCACGTTGCAGCGTGAGGTGGGAAAACTGATAGCGGCAGGAAAACCTACTAGAATACGAGGAGGCAATACCCCGATATCTAAAAGAGTGCACACGATCGCCGGAggatttggaggaggaggaatcaCCAGTGCAGCTAGAAAGCGGTACGCAAGGGCGGTGAACACGGTAACAGAGGTTCCTTTCGGTTTTTCACATCCAGACATTACCTTTTCATCTGATGACTTTGTTGCAGTAAAGCCACATCTAGACGATCCGATTGTAATCCTCCTTCGCGTCAACCAACTTAATGTGCAACgagtacttttggatcaagggagttcaacggacatcatttacggcggGGCATTTGATCGGCTCGGTTTGAATGAAGCAGATCTCACTCCTTATGCAGGAACTCTGGTGGGGTTTGCGGGCGAGCAAGTATGCGTGAGAGGCGTCTTTGACCTTGATCCCACATTCGGCGAGCGAGAGAACGCTAGGACGCTAAGGGTGAAATACTTAATCCTAGAAACAGAGGGATCTTACAACATGATAATTGGCAGAAACACCTTGAACCGGATGTGCGCTGTGATTTCAACGACACACTTGGCGGTTAAATATCCTTTGCCGAATGGGCGAGTTGGGAGAGTGGTTGTGGACCAGAAAACTGCGAGGGAGTGCTACTGCAACGCGGTAGACCGGTACGGGAAAAGGAACGCCTCGGTGGGGCACCGATGCAACGAGGTCGATGCACCAGAAGAGAACCTAGATCCaaggggcgaggggcgagtcaACAGACCCACGCCGATTGAAGAAACCAAGGAGCTGAAATTTGGCAAGAAGATACTCAAAATAGGGACCCGAATGACTGAAGCCCAAGAACAAAGATTATCAAAGCTATTGGGCAAGAACCTAGATCTTTTTGCTTGGAGTCACAAGGACATGCCAGGAATAGACCCgaacttcatttgccacaggcTAGCGCTAAATACCGGAATTAAACCAGTGACCCAGACACGCCGGCGaatgggcgatgaaaaggaAAAGGCAATCCAGCAAGAGGTAAACAAATTGCTGGCGGCAGACTTCATCCGAGAAATTAAGTATCCTACTTGGTTGGCGAATGTGGTAATGGTAAAGAAGGTGAacggaaaatggcgaatgtgtgtagactACACAGACCTGAACAAGGCATGTCCGAAAGATTCTTATCCATTACCGAGCATAGACAAGCTAGTGGATGGAGCGTCGGGAAATGAGCTGCTGAGTCTGATGGATGCCTATTCGGAATATCACCAAATTAAGATGCACCCGTCGGATGAAGACAAAACGACCTTCATGACCGCTAGGGTAAACTACTGTTATCTAACCATGCCCTTCgggctgaagaatgcggggCGATGTATGAgcggttga